A segment of the Pseudomonas serboccidentalis genome:
GCCTTGAGCGTGTCGGCGCCGCTGGTGCCTTTGACGCTGGACTCGTACTGAGTGACGTTATTACCGACCTTCAGGCCGCTGGCCGTCACGCTGTGGGTCACGTCGTCCTTGAACAGGCCCCAGAGGAAGCCCGGCTCCTTGGTGACGATGCTGCCGATGTCGCGGGTGATGCTGATCCCGCCATTGGCGTCGCGGATGTACAGGTTGCCGGCGCCGTCGTTGGCGAAGTCGAACTTGTTCACCGATTGCTGCAAGTCGAGGGTGTTGCTGCCGGCGCCACCGAGGACGACGTTGTAGCCGCCAGCGTCGCGGAAGGTGTCGTTGCCGGCGCGCCCTTCGAGGTAGTCGTTGCCGCTGCCGCCCTGGATCAGGTCATTGCTGTCGCTACCGATGATGAAAGTGCTGCCCTTGTGGGTTTCGGCGTTGCGGTTGAGGTCCTGCACCCAGGTGTTGGCCCGCGCCGGGTCCGACAGGTTGGCGACGATGATCGTCGAGTCCTTGCTGGTCAGGTCGTAGAACTTCGACTCGATGATGCGGTTCATGCCGTCGCCGTATGCGGTCGGCAGGTGCGAGATCCAGGTCGGAATGTTGAGGATGGAGAATGGCAGCAGATTCCACGCGGTCGAGGCGTAGTGATCGTTGAAGCTGACGATGTTGTCGGTGGCCGACTCCTTGGGCGCGTCATGCACGCCGACCGAGGCGCCGGTGAAGGCCGAGCCGTCGAGGGCGCGGAACACCGGATCGTTTTCGTAACCGACATTGAGCACCTTGTCGGTGCTGCTCTGGGTGGGCGAGGCGTAGGCGATGTAGTTGGAGTCAGCGAAGAACCCGCCCCATTTGCCGCCACTCAGGTCAGCCATGCTGTTGACCGCCAGGCCGCCGAGGCTGTGGCCGCTGACGAGAACGTCCTTGCCGGTGAGGCCGTTGGCCTGGGCGAACGCCACCACATCATTGAGCAGATTGCCGAACGCTTCGCCGGCGTAGTTCTTGGCGTAATCCTTGGGGCCGAAGGCCGCCAGCAAGTCGTTGATCACGTCGCCGATGGAGTCGAGGATCAGGTTTTCCCGCGGGCCGCTGGTGCCGCGAAAGGCGATGCCGATTTCCGTGAGATGGCCCTGAGCGTCGTACTTGCCGAGGATTTCGACCTGAGCGGTGGTGTAACCGGCCTTCTCGCCGAAGAAGGTGCCGCGGGCATCGGTCTTGCCGTCGTAACCCAGTTGCGAGGCGGTGATCGGTGTCCAGCCGGCGTTTTTCACGGCTTCCAGGGCGAGTTTTTCCGAATCGGGGTTCCACGGGATGCCGGGAATCACCCCTTGGGAATCGGTGCCGCCAAGCAACGCCGTGACCAGCGTGGCGGGCAGGCCGAGGCCGAAGCCGTTGTGCTGATAACCGGCCGCAAAGCCGTTATCGAGGTTGTGGTAGGAATACAGCGTGATCGCCATGGCATCGCTGAACAACGCCTTGGAATCGGCTGTGCCGAAGTTCTTGTAGTCATACACACCCATTGCTATTGCCTCTCTTTTGTTGGAATTGTCAGAGATAGCTCACAGCCAGGGCGCCCCTCGCGGGCACGCCCCGGAGCATTTCAGTACTACTTGCACACAGCCCCTGTAGGAGCTGCCGAAGGCTGCGATCTTTTGACTTTGCTCTTCAAAGCAAGATCAAAAGATCGCAGCCTCGTGTCACTCGACAGCTCCTACAGGACGAGTGCTTACGCGAACACGAAAGACGAGTCCGACAGGTTAGCCACTCCCACCCCCACCAGGGTCACGGCATATTCGCCAATCTTCAGCACGGTATCGGCCCCTGACTGCGCCGCATGCTGTTTGTAGTCGTAGCCCTGCCCCGCGCCTTCGACGCCCATGAACACCAGTTTGTCGCTGCCCTGATAGCCATTGATCGCGTCGAATCCGAACGCGCCACTGAACAGGAAGGTGTTGTTGCCACCCACTGCCGTCATCATGTCGTTGCCGGCGCCACCGACGAAGGTCACGTGGCCCTTGTCGCTGAGCAGCTTGTCATCGCCGCCCAGGCCGAACAGCCAGTCACCGTCGGCGCTGGCGTGCAGCGCATTGCCGTACGCATCGCCGTTGAGCGAATGGGTGTACTGGGTCAGTTCGCTGCCATTGCTCAGCCCCTTGGCGGTGACGCCCCAGGTGATCTCCTTGCTGCCCCACCACGAACCCGACTCCTTGCTCACCAGCGCGCCGATGTCGCGGGTCATGCTGATGCCGCCGTAGGCGTCGCGCACGTACAGCGTGCCGTCACCGTCGTTGGCGAAGCTGAAGTTCTGCAGCGGCTTCTGCAGCTCGAAGGTGTTGTGGCCCTGACCGCCGAGGAGGATGTTGAAGCCACCGTCATCGCGGAAACGATCATCGCCGCCCAGCCCTTCGAGGAAGTCGTTGCCCGCCCCGCCCTTGAGCCAGTCGCTGCTCTGGGTGCCAATGATGAAGGTGCTGCCGGTGTGCGGCTCGCCGCTGCGCCCCAGATCCTCGACCCAGGTCTTGCCCCGGGACGCCTCTTCCAGGTTGGAGACGATGATCGTCGAGTCCTTGTGCGTCAGAGGGTAGAACGTTGAGTCGATCACCCGGTTCAAGCCATCGGCATACCCCAGCGAGCCATGGGCCGACCAGTTCAGTGGATTGGCGATGCTGAACGGCACCAGGTTTTGCGCCGTGGATGCGTAGTTGTCGTTGAAGTTGACGATGTTGTCGGTGGTCGACTCATGCGGCCCGTCGTGTTTGCCCAGCGACCCACTGCTGAACGTGGTGCCGTCCAGGGCGCGGAACACCGGATCGTTTTCGTAACCGATGTTCAGCACGTTGTTGCCGGTGCTGCTCTGGGTCGGCGAAGCGAACGCAATGTAGTTGGCGTCCTTGAAGAACCCGCCCCAGTTGCTGCCACTCAACTCGGCCACGCTGTTGACCCCGAGACCGCCCAGGCTGTGGCCGCTGAACAACACGTCCTTGGCCGCGATGCCGTTGGCAATGGCGAACGCGGCGACGGCCTTGAGCAGGTTGTCGAAGGCGTTCTTCGCGTAGTTGCTGGCGTAATCCGACGGCCCGACGGCGGCCAGCAGATTGTTCTTCATGTCGCCGAAGGTGTCGCTGTAACCCAGCCCGCCGGTGCCCCGAAAGGCCACGCCGATACCGATCAACTTGCCGGCCGCGTCGTATCTGCCGAGCACTTCGGCTTCGGCGCTGGTAAAACCGTCCTTCTCACCGAAGAACGTGCCTTGCGCCCCGACCTTGCCCTGATAACCCAGCGCCGTCGCGGTGACCGGCTTCCAGGCAGTGGCCGGCAAAGGCAGGCCTGTCGGGGTGTAGGCATACAGCGTCAGCGCGATGGCGTCGCTGTACAACGCTTTGCCATCGGCATTTTTATAATCGAACAATCCCATGTTGTGCCCTCTCTTCCTTCAAACCGGCAGCCCCACGAGGGGCTGCCGGTACGCTTTTAGAACTGCCAGTCGAGGGTCAGACCCACGCCGTGGTCCTTCTCGTTGTTACCGATCAGTCCGTTGTAATCCAGGTTGACCCGGACATCGCGATTGAGCGCCAGCCCGGCACGCACACCGACCACTGCCGCATCACGATCCATTGACACACTCTGCACGGTGAAGGCGCTGTTGCCATTGGCGAACGCCAGGTGGCTGTCAGCATCGACGCTGCTCAGGTTGTGCTGCCAGCCGAGGGTTGCCCCCAGTTCCAGCTGATGTTTGTCCGACAGCGCGAAGGTGCGCTTGGCGCGGACGCCAAGGGTCGACAGCACCACATCGCGGTTATCTTCACCGCCCTTGAGCGCCGCTGCATCACCCTTCTCGGTGAAACTTTCGGTGTTCAGGTGCACGTACGACAGATTGGCGAACGGCTCCAGATTCATCGGATGCAGGCGCAGATCGTAAGCCGCTTCGGTGAACACTTGAGTCGTCGCCGCATCGTGCTTGGTTTTCTCCTTGGCACTGACGCCGCCGAACTGCAGATCCCGTTTCACGTCCACGCGATGCCAGCTATAAGCCGCGCCTGCGGTCAGGCGCAGTGCATCGATCTGATGCCCCAGGTACGCACCCAGGTGGTAGCTGTCGACCGAGGCCGACGAATGCGTGCCGCCGCCCATGTTCAACGAACTGTCGCTATAACCGGTAACGAAACCCAGACGGGTATCTTCAGCAATCAAGCCGTCGACCCCGGCCAGCAGACCGCCGATGGAGCTGTTGGCGTCGGCGTTCTCATGCCCGCCATCGCTCTTGCCCCACGAACCCAACACCTTGACCCAGGCGTTGCTGCGATCGTCGGTCGGTGCGTCGGCATTGAACAGATCGCGCTCGCGCAGACGCTCGCCCACCGCTTCTCGCAGATAACGGCTGTCGTTGATCAGCAGCGTGCCAATCGCCGGGTGAATTTCCCCGGACAGTTGCTGGAACGCCTGTTGCGCCGAGGCTGTATTCGGCGACAGCAGCAGGGTTTCGAACAGCGCGTTGCCCGCGCCCAGACGCTCGGCAGCCGCACCGACCGCACGCTGGTTCGGCGTCAGGCCGACACTGGCGAACGACGCGCCATTGCGCCCCACGTCCAGTTGCACACCGTTGGCCGAGTACGCCAGGGTGCCGCCAAGGAACGCGTAGTTCGGCAGCACCTGGCCGAACTGGCCTTGAATGCCACCGGCCGCTTGCAGGATGTTGAACTGAGTGCCGAGCAGGCTTTTCACTTGCGTGGTGCTGAGCAAGGTCGGGCTGTTTTCCAGTGAGAGGCTGACGGTGGCGCCATCAATCAGCGCTGTGCCACCGGCCACGATCTTGTCGCTGCTGGTTGGCGACACTTCCACCGCGTAGGTCGAACCGCGCTCGAAGGTCACGTCACCGGCCACGTTCAGCGTGCCAATGGAGTTGCCCGGCGCGACGGTACCGCCGCTTTTCGCGGTCAGTGCGCCGATGCGGCCGTTACCGCCGAGGATGCCGCTGTCGTTGACCGTGACTGCCGATGCCAACGAACCGTTGATTGCCAGACGTCCCTGATTGACCAGGGTCGGGCCGCTGTAGGTGTTGTTGCCGGTCATCACCAGCGTGCCGATGCCCTGTTTGGTCAGGCCGCCGTGACCGGAAATGTCGTTGCGCCAGGTGTCGAGGCCGCAAGTGATGTCGTTGCACACGCGCTCGGTCGGTTTGCCCTTGTCGATGATCGCGCCGATGCCCGGCAAATCTGCGACAAACTGGCCCGAACCGTAGGCACCCTGAATGCGGAACTCTTCGGGAATGTCCTGCTCGGTGACGAACATCGCCGGGCCATCAATGCCCTTGCGCAGGTTGATCATGCCCCAGCCGTACAAGGCGTCGATGCCCGGTGCGCCGAGGTCGGTGGCGGTGGTGCGCAACACCGTGGCGACCTGATCGCCAGTCATGTACGGGAAGCGCTCCATCAACACCGCCATCGAGCCGGCCACGTGCGGCGCGGCCATCGAGGTGCCGTTGTAATTTTTGTAGCCGGTGGTCAGGTTGTCGGCGTTGGTGCCGCTGATGATCGAGCTATAGATCTGCGTGCCCGGTGCCGCGACGCAGAAGCTCGCGGTGTAGCCGCAGCGCGAGGAGAACGTACTCATGATGTACGGGTTGGCGCTGGCCTGGTCCGGGTTCCTCTGCAACGCGGCGACGGTGATCCAGTTCGGCGCGATGTCCGGC
Coding sequences within it:
- a CDS encoding polyurethane esterase gives rise to the protein MGVYDYKNFGTADSKALFSDAMAITLYSYHNLDNGFAAGYQHNGFGLGLPATLVTALLGGTDSQGVIPGIPWNPDSEKLALEAVKNAGWTPITASQLGYDGKTDARGTFFGEKAGYTTAQVEILGKYDAQGHLTEIGIAFRGTSGPRENLILDSIGDVINDLLAAFGPKDYAKNYAGEAFGNLLNDVVAFAQANGLTGKDVLVSGHSLGGLAVNSMADLSGGKWGGFFADSNYIAYASPTQSSTDKVLNVGYENDPVFRALDGSAFTGASVGVHDAPKESATDNIVSFNDHYASTAWNLLPFSILNIPTWISHLPTAYGDGMNRIIESKFYDLTSKDSTIIVANLSDPARANTWVQDLNRNAETHKGSTFIIGSDSNDLIQGGSGNDYLEGRAGNDTFRDAGGYNVVLGGAGSNTLDLQQSVNKFDFANDGAGNLYIRDANGGISITRDIGSIVTKEPGFLWGLFKDDVTHSVTASGLKVGNNVTQYESSVKGTSGADTLKAHAGGDWLFGLDGSDHLIGGIGNDVFVGGAGNDLMESGGGADTFLFNGAFGQDRVVGYTANDKLVFLGVQGVLPTDDFRAHAATVGQDTVLTFGNDSVTLVGVALNNLSADGVVIA
- a CDS encoding polyurethane esterase; protein product: MGLFDYKNADGKALYSDAIALTLYAYTPTGLPLPATAWKPVTATALGYQGKVGAQGTFFGEKDGFTSAEAEVLGRYDAAGKLIGIGVAFRGTGGLGYSDTFGDMKNNLLAAVGPSDYASNYAKNAFDNLLKAVAAFAIANGIAAKDVLFSGHSLGGLGVNSVAELSGSNWGGFFKDANYIAFASPTQSSTGNNVLNIGYENDPVFRALDGTTFSSGSLGKHDGPHESTTDNIVNFNDNYASTAQNLVPFSIANPLNWSAHGSLGYADGLNRVIDSTFYPLTHKDSTIIVSNLEEASRGKTWVEDLGRSGEPHTGSTFIIGTQSSDWLKGGAGNDFLEGLGGDDRFRDDGGFNILLGGQGHNTFELQKPLQNFSFANDGDGTLYVRDAYGGISMTRDIGALVSKESGSWWGSKEITWGVTAKGLSNGSELTQYTHSLNGDAYGNALHASADGDWLFGLGGDDKLLSDKGHVTFVGGAGNDMMTAVGGNNTFLFSGAFGFDAINGYQGSDKLVFMGVEGAGQGYDYKQHAAQSGADTVLKIGEYAVTLVGVGVANLSDSSFVFA
- a CDS encoding autotransporter domain-containing protein, which translates into the protein MNNNNTPAQTGGRFAMKTLNCAVLCALTTWGTAHAAPYVENGRTGDPASWRSAEFQAEWGLGAIGADHAYAAGYTGKGVKLGIFDQPVYAAHPEFSGSNKVVTLVTSGIREYTDPYIPVKAGDAFRYDGSPSVGSDGKLGAHGTHVGGIAAGSRDGGPMHGVAFGAQIISADNGDPGPEDGIVRGNDGAVYKAGWDALIASGARIINNSWGIGITDRFDLGGRDPAYPHFTVNDAQLQFNEIRTLLGTKPGGAYDGAIAAARSGIVTIFAAGNDYNLNNPDAIAGLGYFVPDIAPNWITVAALQRNPDQASANPYIMSTFSSRCGYTASFCVAAPGTQIYSSIISGTNADNLTTGYKNYNGTSMAAPHVAGSMAVLMERFPYMTGDQVATVLRTTATDLGAPGIDALYGWGMINLRKGIDGPAMFVTEQDIPEEFRIQGAYGSGQFVADLPGIGAIIDKGKPTERVCNDITCGLDTWRNDISGHGGLTKQGIGTLVMTGNNTYSGPTLVNQGRLAINGSLASAVTVNDSGILGGNGRIGALTAKSGGTVAPGNSIGTLNVAGDVTFERGSTYAVEVSPTSSDKIVAGGTALIDGATVSLSLENSPTLLSTTQVKSLLGTQFNILQAAGGIQGQFGQVLPNYAFLGGTLAYSANGVQLDVGRNGASFASVGLTPNQRAVGAAAERLGAGNALFETLLLSPNTASAQQAFQQLSGEIHPAIGTLLINDSRYLREAVGERLRERDLFNADAPTDDRSNAWVKVLGSWGKSDGGHENADANSSIGGLLAGVDGLIAEDTRLGFVTGYSDSSLNMGGGTHSSASVDSYHLGAYLGHQIDALRLTAGAAYSWHRVDVKRDLQFGGVSAKEKTKHDAATTQVFTEAAYDLRLHPMNLEPFANLSYVHLNTESFTEKGDAAALKGGEDNRDVVLSTLGVRAKRTFALSDKHQLELGATLGWQHNLSSVDADSHLAFANGNSAFTVQSVSMDRDAAVVGVRAGLALNRDVRVNLDYNGLIGNNEKDHGVGLTLDWQF